A stretch of DNA from Dioscorea cayenensis subsp. rotundata cultivar TDr96_F1 chromosome 4, TDr96_F1_v2_PseudoChromosome.rev07_lg8_w22 25.fasta, whole genome shotgun sequence:
TTCACGCCAATTTCTAGAGAATATTCAGTTGTTATAGCAACATATAGcataaatataagacatttgGCGGCATCTTCATAAACATCATAGGATGTAAATCAACTCTAACCTCCTTAGTTACAGCATCTCAAAATACTAAACAGAATGGCAAAATAAGAACACAAATAGCTCTTAAATTTCAGATAGAAATCAGATATCCAAAATATcagattttgaaaacattaaagACCTTCTAAACTCTGTCCAATATAAAATTCTGTTCACAGTCAAGAGATGATCTTCCTTAAATTTTGCAGGCAGTGTACcatgtaaaaaattaattaatatatgactCCCTCATGATGCTTATAATATCCAATGCACAAAGTCATTAAGAAATTATAGTCATATGATTCAATCCCTGGAACAGTGAAGAGAAGAAATTAACAGCCAAGACAAAGAATGCCAAGAACCAGAAAAAAACCAGATGGTATATTGAATTTTAGTCACTGAAACTTCAAGTCACCATATAATCATGcaattatggtttatttacaTCAGGGATGTCCACAATATAACTGAAAGCATCAGAGGAGAGCTATGTCACAATGACACAAATATCTagaacaccaaaaagaaagaaagaaagaaatttgaaatgcctaaagataaaacaaataatgtgTGCATTTTCCCTTCCCTGAATCAACAAAGTTGTCCTGGAAATGAAGCAGCATGCAGGGACTAATAAAGTAACAATCAATCCATTCTCCTCAAATGAAGGGAACCAATAGACTAAAAATCCAAGAATTAAAAGAACTCAAGAATTGGAATTTTGAAGAGAAGGTTGAGTAAGAGCAACTGACCCTGTTCATGAGGATGTCAACCGGCCACCAATGCTGGAGAATTTCTTTTGCAGAGAGGATGATCGAGAGTAGTAGTAGTCTAGGTACCAGCGAACGAACTTCTTGAGCCCCGTTTCAAGGTCGGTGGAGGGCCGGTAGCCGAGCTCCCTCTGTGCGAGGCTGATATTGGCATGGGTGAACTGCACGTCCCCATTCCTTGGCATCTTCATCACCTTTCGGATAGCTTTCACTTTGAGTAGCCGCTCGAGAATCCCTACCAGCTCTCCGACGGACACTGGCGTGGTATTGCCAAGATTGTAAAGGCGTAGCTGCGCCGGACCGCGTTTCTTCCCGCCGGTACCAGTGCTTTTCTGAGCGGTGTCGAGGGCAGCAAGGCAACCATTAACGACGTCGTCGATGTAGGTGAAGTCGCGAGCGACATTGGTGTGATTGGGGCCCTCGTAGACGGAGATGGGCTTGCCACGGAGGATGTCTTTGGTGAAGAAGAAGTATGCCATGTCAGGACGGCCCCAAGGGCCGTAGACAGTGAAGAATCGGAGGCCGGTGATGGAGAGGCCGTAAATGTGGTTGTAGGCATGAGTGATCTCCTCACCGGCTTTCTTAGTAGCGGCATAGAGGGAGGCAGGGCGGTCGGTACGGTCGGATTCCGAAAAGGGTACTTTGGAATTGAGGCCGTAGACGGACGAGGAAGAGGCCCAGACTATGGCAGGCTGAGGGGAGGCGGAGCGGGCGGCTTCAAGAATGGAGACGAGGCCAGCAACGTTGGAGCGGACGTAGGATGCGGGATCGCGGAGGGCGTAGCGGACGCCGGCCTGTGCGGCGAGATGGAGGACATGAGTGAAAGGGACGACGTCGAAAAGCTTGCGGAGGAGATCAGGATCATTGATGTCGCCCTCGACGACGAAGACGCCCGCGCGATCGAGGAGGGTTTGGCGGGAACGTTTCAGGGAAGTGTCGTAGTAGTCGTTGAAGTTATCAAGGCCAAGGACGCCATCGCCGCGGCGCTTTAGGGCGAGGGAGGCATGACTTCCAACGAAGCCGGCAGCGCCGGTAACGAGGACGGAAATGGAGCGGCGGGAGGAGGAGGGACGGACGCGGGCGGAGGCCCGGACGCGCTTCTCCCAGTCGGGGCCGCCCCAGGGGGCGAGGGTGGAGGTGGAGAGGTGGCGGCGAGAAGAAATCAAGGGGGAGGAAGAGCGTGGGGAGAAGAGTAGCACGATGGCGAGAAGGGAGAGGGCGATGAGAACCCAGAAGGCGGGGCGGTGGTTGTGGATCCAGCGCTGGAGGAGGAGACGCTGGTGA
This window harbors:
- the LOC120258532 gene encoding UDP-glucuronate 4-epimerase 3-like; translation: MDGVPSTPGKFKTDKPYHQRLLLQRWIHNHRPAFWVLIALSLLAIVLLFSPRSSSPLISSRRHLSTSTLAPWGGPDWEKRVRASARVRPSSSRRSISVLVTGAAGFVGSHASLALKRRGDGVLGLDNFNDYYDTSLKRSRQTLLDRAGVFVVEGDINDPDLLRKLFDVVPFTHVLHLAAQAGVRYALRDPASYVRSNVAGLVSILEAARSASPQPAIVWASSSSVYGLNSKVPFSESDRTDRPASLYAATKKAGEEITHAYNHIYGLSITGLRFFTVYGPWGRPDMAYFFFTKDILRGKPISVYEGPNHTNVARDFTYIDDVVNGCLAALDTAQKSTGTGGKKRGPAQLRLYNLGNTTPVSVGELVGILERLLKVKAIRKVMKMPRNGDVQFTHANISLAQRELGYRPSTDLETGLKKFVRWYLDYYYSRSSSLQKKFSSIGGRLTSS